The proteins below are encoded in one region of Tessaracoccus aquimaris:
- a CDS encoding carbohydrate ABC transporter permease — translation MTVRGVTPERRRRRHQIEPYILMAPAVILIGVFAGYPLIRSIYMAFTKVSPFTGTMDFVGFTNFQKVFTDPDFSGYLGRTAFWVLGCVALQLVGGLILALLVNTRFPLRGVYRGLMMVPWATPSVLVALMWKWLLDPNDGIVNKLLLAGGLVDRPVEFLSNPSTALPTLIVVDVWQGIPLFAVMILAALQSVSGDLKEAAATDGCGPVGVFRHVVLPAILPTILITALLRIIWTANYVDLIFILTGGGPGVSSTTLALQSYLTAYKSTDFGQGAAYSVLQAALLVVFVVMYLVLTSKNEEKK, via the coding sequence GTGACAGTGCGCGGTGTGACGCCTGAACGTCGGCGACGTCGACACCAGATCGAGCCGTACATCCTGATGGCCCCGGCCGTCATCCTGATCGGCGTCTTCGCCGGATACCCCCTCATCCGCTCGATCTACATGGCATTCACGAAGGTCTCCCCATTCACCGGGACGATGGACTTCGTCGGGTTTACCAACTTCCAGAAGGTCTTCACCGATCCGGACTTCTCCGGCTATCTCGGGCGAACCGCCTTCTGGGTGCTCGGTTGCGTGGCCCTGCAGCTGGTAGGAGGTTTGATCTTGGCGCTCTTGGTCAACACCCGGTTCCCGCTGCGGGGTGTCTACCGCGGGCTCATGATGGTGCCCTGGGCAACGCCCAGCGTCCTGGTCGCGTTGATGTGGAAGTGGCTGCTCGATCCCAACGACGGCATCGTGAACAAACTGCTGCTCGCTGGTGGCCTTGTCGACCGTCCAGTCGAGTTCCTGTCGAACCCGTCTACGGCGCTGCCGACGCTCATCGTGGTAGACGTCTGGCAAGGTATCCCGCTGTTCGCGGTCATGATCCTCGCCGCGCTCCAGTCAGTGTCAGGCGATCTCAAAGAGGCTGCTGCCACGGATGGTTGCGGACCAGTCGGCGTCTTCAGGCACGTGGTGCTGCCAGCGATCCTTCCGACGATCCTCATCACCGCGCTCTTGCGCATCATCTGGACGGCCAACTATGTCGACCTCATCTTCATCCTGACCGGCGGCGGCCCGGGAGTGTCCTCCACGACGCTGGCGTTGCAGTCCTATCTCACGGCATACAAGTCGACGGACTTCGGCCAGGGCGCGGCCTACTCGGTCCTGCAGGCGGCCCTGCTGGTCGTCTTCGTGGTCATGTATCTAGTGCTGACGTCCAAGAACGAGGAGAAGAAATGA
- a CDS encoding ABC transporter substrate-binding protein translates to MKRRSFLIGSLGAGAVVGLSACGGGEPGQGGTGGGGTTDITYWLWQDDATDQTWTQLAEKFNGEQTDVKVTLETIPLDQYQNKLTTAAMNKTGPDAARCKDWWLGQFAPEGATADLTTFVDAWGGKGDVVEGLWKTGQLPGSKEVFMLPHQYVTLYMYYRKDYFSEVGLEAPRTQDEFLAAAGKLATGDRYAMDVRGGAGGQDQWLGWMYAGGARVVNDGGEIVLNDATASQVNQRYLDIVTELNAAPPGSITAAFADVKKNFASGLTSMMIHHPGSLKEMTEVFGDKLGVIPIPGNGSAPSHTLGSMSGNVIMAGSKKQEAAWKWISWLTEEAQMATMSTSPQGQLPVLTSVMESEAFTSDANLKVAVDAIPDALTWPALKGVATLAGKEWNPTIQRAFQKELTSQAALDAMADVLKAN, encoded by the coding sequence ATGAAGCGACGCAGTTTTCTCATTGGGAGCCTCGGTGCAGGCGCGGTAGTCGGCCTGAGCGCTTGTGGAGGCGGCGAACCCGGTCAAGGCGGCACCGGGGGAGGCGGCACCACCGACATCACCTACTGGCTTTGGCAGGACGATGCGACGGACCAGACCTGGACCCAGCTCGCGGAGAAGTTCAACGGGGAGCAGACGGACGTCAAGGTGACGTTGGAGACGATTCCACTCGACCAGTACCAGAACAAGCTCACGACAGCTGCGATGAACAAGACCGGACCAGACGCGGCCCGCTGCAAGGACTGGTGGCTGGGGCAGTTCGCACCCGAAGGAGCGACCGCCGACCTGACCACTTTCGTCGATGCCTGGGGCGGTAAGGGCGACGTTGTCGAGGGGCTCTGGAAGACGGGGCAACTGCCCGGCAGCAAGGAAGTCTTCATGCTTCCGCACCAGTACGTCACCTTGTACATGTACTACCGCAAGGACTACTTCAGCGAGGTTGGTCTCGAGGCCCCGAGGACGCAGGACGAGTTCTTGGCGGCCGCAGGGAAGCTCGCCACCGGAGATCGGTACGCCATGGACGTTCGAGGCGGAGCTGGAGGGCAGGACCAGTGGCTCGGCTGGATGTACGCCGGCGGCGCCCGCGTCGTCAATGACGGCGGGGAGATCGTCCTCAACGACGCTACCGCTTCCCAGGTCAACCAGCGCTACCTCGACATCGTGACCGAGCTCAACGCCGCCCCACCTGGTTCCATCACCGCAGCGTTTGCTGACGTGAAGAAGAACTTCGCAAGCGGGCTGACGAGCATGATGATCCACCATCCCGGGTCGCTGAAGGAGATGACCGAGGTGTTCGGAGACAAACTCGGTGTCATTCCCATCCCGGGCAACGGATCCGCCCCCTCTCACACGCTCGGCAGCATGTCAGGCAACGTCATCATGGCCGGGTCCAAGAAGCAGGAAGCCGCTTGGAAGTGGATCTCCTGGCTCACGGAAGAGGCCCAAATGGCCACCATGTCCACCTCACCCCAGGGCCAGTTGCCTGTCCTCACGTCGGTCATGGAGTCTGAAGCGTTCACCAGCGATGCGAACCTCAAGGTCGCTGTCGATGCGATTCCGGATGCGCTCACCTGGCCCGCGTTGAAGGGCGTTGCGACCTTGGCGGGGAAGGAATGGAACCCGACTATCCAGCGCGCATTCCAGAAGGAACTGACCAGCCAGGCAGCCCTTGATGCCATGGCCGATGTGTTGAAGGCTAACTGA
- a CDS encoding FadR/GntR family transcriptional regulator yields MSDKLAPDGLVMRLAAHLRVRAARDGDLLPSEAKLMADLGVGRQQLREALRVLEAFGAVDSRQGARRRWRGVNLGGLVASFAQLTGSPQETTAELLGVRQALETSMLAKVMPMHTPASLVALRDLALGMEERAARGVSFIDLDEEFHLTLFAPLRNSTLEGILGAFWTLLSVVEGPTQQGVADPDVAAMHTAIIDAMQAGDFNLARYELDTHFYGVRLRVLPSRLDLKSRRTTKQSLRHLTHS; encoded by the coding sequence ATGTCAGACAAGTTGGCTCCGGATGGGCTGGTCATGCGATTGGCGGCGCACCTTCGGGTACGTGCTGCTCGTGACGGTGATCTGCTGCCTAGCGAAGCGAAACTGATGGCCGACCTTGGCGTTGGGCGTCAGCAGTTGCGCGAAGCGCTACGCGTGTTGGAGGCGTTCGGCGCGGTTGACTCGCGCCAGGGCGCCCGTCGCCGGTGGCGGGGCGTCAACCTGGGCGGGCTTGTGGCATCGTTCGCTCAACTGACGGGGTCGCCCCAGGAGACGACGGCCGAGCTACTGGGCGTCCGGCAGGCGCTTGAGACATCGATGCTCGCGAAGGTCATGCCGATGCACACCCCCGCGAGCCTGGTGGCGCTGCGAGACCTGGCTCTTGGGATGGAGGAGCGGGCGGCCCGGGGCGTGAGCTTCATCGACCTGGACGAAGAGTTCCATCTCACACTGTTCGCGCCTCTGCGTAACTCGACCCTGGAGGGCATCCTCGGCGCGTTCTGGACACTGCTATCCGTCGTCGAGGGGCCAACCCAGCAGGGCGTCGCGGATCCGGATGTGGCCGCCATGCACACGGCAATCATCGACGCCATGCAGGCCGGGGACTTCAACCTGGCCAGATATGAACTCGACACTCACTTCTACGGGGTCCGGCTGCGAGTGCTTCCCAGCCGGCTCGACCTCAAGTCCCGTCGCACGACGAAGCAGTCGTTGCGACATCTCACCCACTCATAA
- a CDS encoding SDR family NAD(P)-dependent oxidoreductase, with protein sequence MKTAVVTGASSGIGEATARLLAAEGFRVICAARRVERIEELAREIDGVAIRCDVTSQQDVESLAAAVGDNLDVLVNNAGGALGLEPVASADLDAWETMLQTNVFGTTRVTKALLPALIAAEGVLVFVTSTAADWGYEGGAGYCAAKAGERSVVEALRLELVDKPVRVTEICPGMVRTDEFALTRFGGDKARADAVYQGVAEPLTAGDVGEAIVWMATRPSHVNIDRMTIRPRAQAAQYKVHRG encoded by the coding sequence ATGAAGACAGCGGTGGTGACAGGGGCAAGTTCCGGCATCGGGGAGGCGACCGCGCGGTTGCTGGCGGCCGAGGGGTTCCGCGTGATCTGCGCGGCCCGGCGGGTCGAACGGATCGAGGAGCTCGCCCGCGAGATCGACGGCGTCGCGATCCGGTGCGACGTCACCTCACAGCAGGACGTCGAGTCGCTGGCCGCCGCCGTCGGGGACAACCTCGATGTCCTCGTCAACAACGCGGGAGGCGCCCTCGGGCTCGAGCCTGTCGCCAGCGCCGACCTGGACGCTTGGGAGACCATGCTCCAGACGAACGTGTTCGGAACCACACGCGTCACGAAGGCGCTGCTTCCCGCGCTGATCGCCGCCGAAGGGGTGCTGGTGTTCGTCACCTCCACCGCCGCCGACTGGGGCTACGAGGGCGGCGCCGGGTACTGCGCCGCGAAGGCGGGCGAGCGCTCCGTCGTCGAGGCCCTGCGCCTGGAACTGGTCGACAAGCCGGTTCGCGTCACCGAGATCTGCCCCGGCATGGTCCGCACCGACGAGTTCGCCCTGACCCGTTTCGGCGGCGACAAGGCGCGGGCCGACGCCGTCTACCAGGGCGTCGCGGAACCCCTCACCGCTGGCGACGTGGGCGAGGCCATCGTGTGGATGGCGACCCGCCCCTCACACGTCAACATCGACCGGATGACGATCCGGCCGCGGGCCCAGGCCGCGCAGTACAAGGTCCATCGGGGCTGA
- a CDS encoding AI-2E family transporter, with translation MSDEREPLAEEPKAEERPEGLTDSELEALPTYDPDNPVDRADVIGEAGKWAASWSGRFLLIVAALVVIGIGLKYISGAIMPVLLGLLLASVLYPVTAQLRRWGAPYALGAIAALLLGVGVIAGLIGLIAPSVVNQWDALRTQSLDGIRRIQAWLAGPPLNINDDQINDYISQAVAWLQDRSGDIATSLVNIGGSVGSAVVTLLTTLIVTFFMLKDGHQFVGWIRRIVGRRAGFHASELLTRMWNTLSGYIRTQAIVSFVDAFFIGIGAFFLGVPLAFPIAVLTFMAGFIPIVGAVTAGTVAVLVALVSNGLTTALLVLAVVLGVQQLEGHILQPLLQSRVMQLHPVIVLLAVLLGGTWAGIVGAFLAVPVAAVGAVLLRYLGDLTDLRTGDRTAAEINWATDDGEAVGTESERSAAFFRTLVRGRGTRRTEQQVPGDEVLDQQSAWRRLFRVRGNDAPEDDPDRKDG, from the coding sequence TTGAGCGACGAGCGCGAACCGCTTGCGGAGGAGCCGAAGGCCGAGGAACGGCCGGAGGGGCTGACCGACAGCGAGTTGGAGGCCCTTCCCACCTACGACCCGGACAACCCGGTCGACAGGGCCGACGTCATCGGCGAGGCGGGCAAGTGGGCCGCCTCCTGGTCGGGGCGGTTCCTGCTGATCGTGGCGGCGCTTGTGGTGATCGGCATCGGCCTGAAGTACATCTCCGGCGCCATCATGCCGGTGTTGCTCGGCCTGCTGCTCGCCTCGGTGCTGTACCCGGTGACGGCCCAGTTGCGGCGGTGGGGTGCCCCGTACGCGCTGGGTGCGATCGCTGCGCTGCTGTTGGGCGTCGGGGTCATCGCGGGGCTGATCGGGCTGATCGCGCCGTCCGTGGTGAACCAGTGGGACGCGCTGCGGACCCAGAGCCTCGACGGCATCCGCCGCATCCAGGCCTGGCTCGCCGGGCCGCCACTGAACATCAACGACGACCAGATCAACGACTACATCTCGCAGGCGGTCGCTTGGCTACAGGATCGAAGCGGCGACATCGCGACCTCGCTCGTCAACATCGGTGGCAGCGTCGGCAGCGCCGTCGTCACCTTGCTCACGACGTTGATCGTCACGTTCTTCATGCTCAAGGACGGCCACCAGTTCGTCGGCTGGATCCGCCGGATCGTCGGCCGCAGGGCGGGCTTCCACGCGTCGGAGTTGCTCACCCGGATGTGGAACACCCTGTCGGGCTACATCCGAACCCAGGCGATCGTCAGCTTCGTCGATGCCTTCTTCATCGGCATCGGGGCCTTCTTCCTTGGCGTTCCGCTTGCGTTCCCCATCGCCGTCCTCACCTTCATGGCCGGGTTCATCCCCATCGTGGGTGCGGTGACCGCCGGGACCGTCGCCGTCCTGGTTGCCCTGGTGTCGAACGGGTTGACGACCGCGCTGTTGGTGCTTGCGGTCGTGCTGGGCGTCCAGCAGTTGGAGGGGCACATCCTGCAGCCGCTGCTGCAGTCGCGCGTGATGCAGCTGCACCCGGTGATCGTGCTGCTCGCGGTGCTGCTCGGCGGAACCTGGGCCGGCATCGTCGGCGCCTTCCTCGCGGTGCCCGTCGCGGCCGTTGGCGCCGTCCTGCTGCGCTACCTCGGCGATCTGACCGACCTGCGCACCGGAGACAGAACCGCGGCCGAGATCAACTGGGCAACCGACGACGGCGAGGCCGTCGGCACCGAATCAGAGAGGTCGGCTGCGTTCTTCCGCACGCTGGTGCGCGGCCGTGGAACCCGCAGGACAGAACAGCAGGTCCCCGGCGACGAGGTTCTGGACCAGCAATCGGCATGGCGCCGCCTGTTCCGCGTCCGTGGCAATGACGCGCCCGAAGACGACCCGGACCGCAAGGACGGCTGA
- a CDS encoding biotin/lipoyl-containing protein, whose protein sequence is MKLKVTVNQTEYEIDVDVEEEQPQGLGPIVIGVNGGSNPIPTKASMTAASSNAVLAPLAGSVARILVQEGEEIEADQVLLILEAMKMETEIKAPAAGKVSAVLVAPGDAVQGGQALIEL, encoded by the coding sequence ATGAAGCTGAAGGTGACCGTCAACCAGACGGAGTACGAGATCGACGTCGATGTCGAGGAGGAGCAGCCCCAGGGGCTCGGCCCGATCGTGATCGGCGTCAACGGTGGCTCCAACCCCATCCCGACGAAGGCCTCCATGACGGCGGCCAGCTCGAACGCGGTGCTCGCGCCGCTGGCTGGCTCTGTCGCACGGATCCTCGTCCAGGAGGGCGAGGAGATCGAGGCCGACCAGGTCCTTCTCATCCTCGAGGCGATGAAGATGGAGACCGAGATCAAGGCCCCCGCGGCAGGCAAGGTGTCGGCCGTGCTGGTCGCGCCCGGCGATGCCGTGCAGGGCGGTCAGGCTCTCATCGAGCTCTGA
- a CDS encoding acyl-CoA carboxylase subunit beta, with protein MATQHTMADRLAQLDERRATVEAGGGELRIEKQHAQGKLSARERISALLDDGSFQEDGAFRRNRTTTFGMDKADMPADGVVTGSGSVLGRPVHVASQDFTVMGGSAGEAHSIKVTEALKASLMTGTPFVFINDSGGARVQEGIDSLSGYGKVFYANVLLSGAVPQISIIAGPCAGGAAYSPALTDFIIQTRKAHMFITGPSVIKQVTGEEVSQDDLGGADAHMGRSGVVHFVADDDEQAILIAKKLLSFLPQNNTEDAPIVDPDYVVEPNEKLRDILPVEGNKGYDVRDIIREIVDHADFLEVQAGWAANIVVGFGRIVGRTVGIIANQPSVMSGVLDIDSSDKASKFVRFCNAFNIPVVNLVDVPGFLPGVAQEHNGIIRHGAKMLYAYSAATVPKITVVLRKAYGGAYLAMCSKDLGADKVFAWPTAEIAVMGAEGAANVVFRKEIEAAEDKDAKRSELVEEYRETFSTPYMAASRGLVDDIIDPADTRRQIAMALELLVGKRELRPAKKHGLGPA; from the coding sequence ATGGCTACCCAGCACACGATGGCAGACCGCCTCGCGCAGCTCGACGAGCGTCGCGCGACGGTTGAGGCCGGCGGCGGTGAGTTGCGCATCGAGAAGCAGCACGCCCAGGGCAAGCTGAGCGCCCGCGAGCGGATCTCAGCGCTGCTCGACGACGGCTCGTTCCAGGAGGACGGCGCCTTCCGTCGCAACCGCACCACCACCTTCGGGATGGACAAGGCCGACATGCCCGCCGACGGCGTGGTGACCGGTTCCGGTTCCGTCCTTGGGCGCCCCGTCCACGTCGCCTCCCAGGACTTCACCGTCATGGGTGGCTCGGCGGGCGAGGCCCACTCGATCAAGGTCACCGAGGCGCTCAAGGCCTCGCTGATGACGGGCACCCCGTTCGTCTTCATCAACGACTCGGGCGGCGCCCGGGTTCAGGAGGGCATCGACTCGCTCTCCGGCTACGGCAAGGTGTTCTACGCCAACGTGCTCCTCTCGGGTGCGGTGCCACAGATCTCGATCATCGCCGGCCCGTGCGCCGGCGGCGCGGCCTACTCGCCTGCACTGACCGACTTCATCATCCAGACCCGCAAGGCCCACATGTTCATCACGGGTCCGAGCGTGATCAAGCAGGTCACGGGCGAAGAGGTCTCGCAGGACGACCTGGGTGGCGCCGACGCGCACATGGGCCGCTCCGGCGTCGTCCACTTCGTCGCCGACGATGACGAGCAGGCGATCCTGATCGCGAAGAAGCTGCTCAGCTTCCTGCCGCAGAACAACACCGAGGACGCCCCCATCGTCGATCCCGACTATGTGGTGGAGCCCAACGAGAAGCTGCGCGACATCCTGCCCGTCGAGGGCAACAAGGGCTACGACGTCCGCGACATCATCCGCGAGATCGTCGACCACGCCGACTTCCTCGAGGTGCAGGCCGGTTGGGCGGCGAACATCGTCGTCGGCTTCGGTCGCATCGTGGGCCGCACCGTCGGCATCATCGCGAACCAGCCGAGCGTCATGTCGGGAGTGCTCGACATCGACTCCTCCGACAAGGCGAGCAAGTTCGTCCGGTTCTGCAACGCATTCAACATCCCCGTGGTGAACCTGGTCGACGTGCCCGGCTTCCTGCCGGGCGTCGCGCAGGAGCACAACGGCATCATCCGCCACGGCGCGAAGATGCTCTACGCCTACTCCGCGGCGACCGTCCCGAAGATCACCGTCGTGCTGCGCAAGGCATACGGCGGCGCGTACCTGGCCATGTGTTCCAAGGACCTCGGCGCGGACAAGGTGTTCGCCTGGCCGACCGCCGAGATCGCCGTGATGGGCGCCGAGGGCGCGGCCAACGTCGTGTTCCGCAAGGAGATCGAAGCGGCCGAGGACAAGGACGCCAAGCGCTCCGAGCTCGTCGAGGAGTACCGCGAGACCTTCTCCACGCCGTACATGGCCGCCAGCCGGGGCCTGGTCGACGACATCATCGATCCGGCGGACACCCGCCGCCAGATCGCGATGGCGCTCGAACTGCTCGTCGGCAAGCGTGAGCTGCGTCCGGCCAAAAAGCACGGCCTCGGCCCGGCCTGA
- a CDS encoding methylmalonyl-CoA carboxytransferase subunit 5S, giving the protein MTARKIGVTELVLRDAHQSLMATRMAMEDMVDACEDIDKAGFWSVECWGGATFDACIRFLNEDPWKRLRTFRELMPNSRLQMLLRGQNLLGYRHYEDMVVEKFVEKSAENGMDVFRVFDALNDPRNMAKAMAAVKSVGKHAQGTICYTVSPVHTVDGYIKLAGQLLDMGAESIALKDMAALLQPQPAYDIVKGIKDTYGDVQINVHCHSTTGVTLVALMKAIEAGADVVDTAISSMSLGPGHNPTESLVAMLEGTGYYTDLDMERLLRIRDHFANIRPKYKEFESATLVDTDIFSSQIPGGMLSNMESQLKAQGAGDRIREVMEEVPRVKADAGYPPLVTPSSQIVGTQAVFNVLMGRYKVMTGEFADLMLGYYGEALGERNPEVVDLAKAQAKKETIDVRPADLLKPEWAELGAGAAKLEGFDGSEEDVLTNAMFPGVAPKFFQSRHEGPKSVAKTPAQLAAEKSGVGAAPQQGINGPIKYNVTIAGRQHSVAVEPA; this is encoded by the coding sequence ATGACTGCGCGAAAGATCGGCGTGACGGAGCTTGTCCTCCGGGACGCACATCAGAGTTTGATGGCGACCCGCATGGCCATGGAAGACATGGTTGATGCGTGTGAAGATATCGACAAGGCTGGCTTCTGGTCTGTCGAATGCTGGGGCGGCGCGACGTTCGACGCGTGCATCCGCTTCCTCAATGAAGACCCCTGGAAACGCCTGCGGACGTTCCGTGAGTTGATGCCCAACTCGCGCCTGCAGATGCTGCTGCGCGGCCAGAACCTCCTCGGCTACCGGCACTACGAGGACATGGTCGTCGAGAAGTTCGTGGAGAAGTCCGCCGAGAACGGCATGGATGTCTTCCGCGTGTTCGACGCCCTCAACGACCCCCGCAACATGGCGAAGGCCATGGCCGCGGTGAAGTCCGTCGGGAAGCACGCCCAGGGCACCATCTGCTACACCGTCTCTCCGGTGCACACCGTCGACGGCTACATCAAGCTGGCGGGGCAACTCCTGGACATGGGCGCTGAGTCCATCGCCCTGAAGGACATGGCGGCGCTCCTGCAGCCGCAGCCCGCCTACGACATCGTCAAGGGCATCAAGGACACCTACGGTGACGTGCAGATCAACGTGCATTGCCACTCGACAACCGGCGTCACGCTCGTTGCGCTGATGAAGGCCATCGAGGCAGGCGCAGACGTCGTCGACACCGCGATCTCGTCGATGTCGCTCGGCCCCGGTCACAACCCGACCGAGTCGCTTGTCGCGATGCTCGAGGGCACCGGGTACTACACCGACCTCGACATGGAGCGTCTGCTCCGCATCCGCGACCACTTCGCCAACATCCGGCCGAAGTACAAGGAGTTCGAGTCGGCGACGCTGGTCGACACCGACATCTTCTCCTCGCAGATCCCCGGCGGCATGCTCTCCAACATGGAGTCGCAGCTCAAGGCCCAGGGTGCGGGCGACCGCATCCGCGAGGTCATGGAGGAGGTGCCTCGGGTGAAGGCCGACGCCGGTTACCCGCCGCTGGTCACCCCGTCGTCGCAGATCGTCGGCACCCAGGCCGTGTTCAACGTGCTGATGGGCCGCTACAAGGTGATGACAGGCGAGTTCGCCGACCTGATGCTCGGCTACTACGGTGAGGCGCTCGGGGAGCGAAACCCCGAGGTCGTCGACCTGGCCAAGGCTCAGGCGAAGAAGGAGACGATCGACGTCCGTCCGGCCGACCTGCTCAAGCCCGAGTGGGCCGAGTTGGGCGCCGGTGCCGCGAAGCTCGAGGGCTTCGACGGCTCCGAGGAGGATGTGCTCACCAACGCCATGTTCCCGGGCGTCGCGCCGAAGTTCTTCCAGAGCCGCCACGAGGGCCCGAAGTCCGTCGCCAAGACCCCGGCGCAGCTCGCGGCCGAGAAGTCGGGCGTTGGCGCGGCTCCGCAGCAGGGCATCAACGGCCCTATCAAGTACAACGTCACCATCGCCGGTCGCCAGCACAGCGTCGCGGTCGAACCGGCCTAA